The window CTGCGGTGTTTGCGGGTATTTAAACCCATCTAAGTATAAGATCCAGGATGTGCCTAGATTTGGTAAACGACCTGTTGTTAATCCAGGATTAGAGGGCAATGATGATACCTTGGAGGCTATTTGTCCAGGGACTTCTGTTTGCCACGAACAATCTTCATTGAATCAAGCTGATTTGATAGAGGAGCTAAAGGCAGGGTGGGGGCCTATCTTAGAAATTTGGGAAGTCTCTTCGACTGACCCGGAAATTCGTTTCAAAGGGTCAAGTGGTGGAGCTATTAGTGCTCTGGCACTCTACTGCCTTGAACGGGAGGGAATGTCTGGGGCTTTGCAAGTAACATCTGATTCTGAAAAGCCATATTTGAATAGAAATGTTCTAAGCCGTTCACGCGAAGAAATTCTTGCCGCAGTTGGGTCCAGATACTCTCCAGCAAGCCCATGTGAAGACTTGGGTTTGATCGAAAATGCCAAAAGTCCTTGCGTTTTCATAGGAAAGCCATGTGACGTTCTTGGGGCCAATAATGCTGCAAAGCTAAAGCCAGAATTGGAAGAAAAATTAGGGCTAACGATCGCCTGCTTTTGTGCAGGAACTCCTTCTACAGAAGGTACCTTACAGATGCTCAGTAAAATGGGCGTGAAAAACCCCGCAACAATAAGATCTTTAAAATATCGTGGCCACGGTTGGCCTGGTCGGGCTTCTGTTGAGTATGACGATGGACAAACGGTAAAACTCTCTGAGTTGACTTATGAAGAGGCATGGGGCGACCTGTTGCAGAAACACAGGCAATGGCGTTGTTATATTTGTCCAGATCATACTGGAGAGTTTGCAGATATTGCTGTGGGTGACCCTTGGTATCGGGAGATAAGACAAGGTGAAGAGGGCATCTCTTTAGTGTTGGCACGGAGTCAGAAGGGGGCTGACATTATTCAAAAGGCGATAGCTGAAGGGTATCTAAATGCAGAAAAAGTGGCCTATTCCATCCTGCCTGCTTCTCAGCCAAACCTTTTAAATGCAAGAGGATCTTTGTGGGGCAGACTTATTTCGTTGAAGCTTATGGGCGCCCCTTGTCCAATTTATATAAATGTTCCTTTGTTTCCATTCTGGTTGTCTGAATTGGATTTAGTAGAAAAAGCAAAGTCTATCTTGAGTACCATCAAAAGGGTTTTTACCAAAGACCTGTTAAAGCGTCACCAACCACTCGACGGGCCGAAAGGTAATTCATGAGAGACGAGAGCCTTTTTGTTAAAGACTTTCATGGGCAAACGACCATTCATGAATTAGGATTGTCGCTACTCATAGTGCTCGGTGTAGCAATGCTTTTTTTGAAGCGCAGATCAGCCATTATACCTATTTTGATTATGGCTTGCTTTGTTGCGCCGGGACAAAGGATTGTTGTTTTTAGCTTAGATTTCAACCTGATCCGTGTGCTGATACTTATTGGTTTGGTTAGGGTGGTTTTTTTTGGTGAGGCTAAGTTCTTTTCATGGTGTCTTCTCGACAAAACGGTCCTTGCTTGGGGCCTCAGCGGTTTAGTTGCATATGTTGCCCTAAGAGGTTCAACTGGAGCATTTATTTATAAAATGGGCTCTTTGTTTGACAGCATGGGAGCATATTTTTTGTTCCGATGTTTGGTCCGAGACATTGACGACCTGAAGCATTTATTGACGGCCCTCGTTTACCTGAGTATCCCTGTAAGTATTTTTCTTTTCTTTGAAAAGTTAACTGGTAGAAATGTCTTTTCAGTTTTTGGTGGTGTTCCTGAGTATACTGCAATACGTTATGAAAAACTTCGTGCACAGGGTGCATTTGCTCACCCAATTATCGCGGGCTGCTTCTGGGTGACTCAACTTCCATTGTTTATTGCCCTTTGGTGGCAAGGGGTAAAACCATGGCTCGTTCTCTCCGGATGTACTGCTTCACTTGTTATCGTCATTGCTTGTGCGTCAAGTACTCCGATTGCAGGGGTTGGTGCAGTTATTGTAGGATTTAGTTTTTTTACTTTTAGGAGGCATTTGCCTGCCTTTCGATGGTGTGTTTTGTCTGTATTGGTGTTGCTACATTTTGTTATGGAGGCTCCTGTTTGGCACCTTATTTCACGAATTGACCTTGTCGGTGGTTCTACCGGTTGGCATCGGTCGTACTTGATTGAGCAAACTATTTACCGCTTCAAGGAGTGGTGGCTGTTCGGAACTCTTTCGACTGGGCATTGGGGTTGGGATATGTTTGATACGGCAAATATGTATGTAAATGAAGCTGTTCGAGGTGGTTTTGCCACCCTCGTTCTATTTATTGCAATTCTTGTTCTGGCATTTCAGGGTGTCGGTCGTTTGCTTGTGAAATATGAGGGTGACAATAAAAATACTATTTTTATGTGGGCGATGGGGGTTGCTCTCTTTGCTCATTGTACAGTTTTTATAGCTGTTTCATATTTTGGCCAAATATTTGTTGTTTGGTATTTGCTGTTGGCTTCTATTGGCAGCCTCACTTCAACAAACGATAAACATTTAAAATGCCAGTAAACAACTCTTGTAATATAAAAGCTTGTTCTTGTTTCTTTTAACCGTTTATCGTTGGGAATTATGTCAGCATTTATTGAAGAAAATCTACAGCGTGTTTCGAATAAAACTACTAAATTGATAGGATCACTTTGGGGAGAGAAATTCCCTTTTTGGTATGTCTGCGAATACCCTAAGAGTGGTGGAACATGGCTCGGACAAATTCTAAGTGATTATTTGCGTTTGCCTTTTATAGGCCATGCGACAATCTTTCCGATAGGTATGTCTAGTGTGATTCATAACCATTGGGGGTTTAATCGAAAACTTAAACGTTGCTTTTACCTCTATAGGGATGGGCGGGATGTTATGGTATCACTTTATTTTCATAGAATGCGGGCAATTAAAACTGAATATGATAAGCCCTTTAACCGTGCGATGGAAAAACGGTACAAACAGTTGTATGGTGTCGGTTTTGATCCTGATGACATTGTTTCAAACTTGCCAATCTTTATTCAAAGTGAGTTTCAATACCCTCGGATGGCAAGGCTTAATTGGAGAGATCATGTGAATGCATGGAGAGCAGGAGATGGGGATAAAGTAGTTCTTCTCTCTTATGAGGAAATGCACAATGATCCAGCCTCTACTCTTTTAAGGTGTCTTGCTAGTTTTTCTGAGAACCAAGTTGACCAAAGTGCACTTGACGAGGCTATTACTCGCAACAGTTTTCAAGCCAAGACCAAAAGGGCAAGAGGTGAAGAGGATCGGAATTCTTTTGTACGCAAGGGAATTGTTGGTGATTGGAAAAACCACTTTAATCGAGAATCTGCTGAAGTTTTTGATGAACTGGCAGGGCCTTTATTGCTAGACCTTGGCTATGAGAAGAACCGCTCTTGGGTAGGTACGGTTTAAACAACTGTTTTTTGGGGTTATGTTTTGCTTGAAGTAAGTATTGTAATAGTAAACTACAATACCAGAGAAATGACTCTGGAATGTTTGAACTCCGTGTTTGATCAGACTCGATCAGTGAAATTTGAAATTATTGTTGTAGACAATAACTCAAACGATGGATCATTCGCGGCCATTAAGAAAAATTATTCTACTGTGCATCTTGTGGAGTCTAAAGAAAATCTTGGGTTTGCACGCGCAAATAATTTAGCTTCAAAATATGCAACGGGAAAATATTTATTATTATTAAACCCTGACACAGTAATTCTTGATGGTGCTATAGAAAAGCTTGTTACATTCGCCGAGTCTAATGGAGGTGAAAGTATCTATGGAGGACGCACCCTTAACGGAAAACGCGAAATAGAAAAATCCTCTTGTTGGGGTAGACCAACACCTTGGAGTTTTTTTTGCTATGGGGTGGGGCTCACTTCGGTCTTTCGTGATTCAGCTCTTTTCAATCCCGAGGCTTATGGAAATTGGCAAAGAGATACTGTTAGAAATGTAGATATTGTTTCGGGTTGTTTTCTGCTTATTAGGAAGTCAATGTGGGATGGCTTGGGAGGGTTTGACCCGAAATTTTTTATGTATGGTGAAGAAGCAGACCTTTGCATGAGAGCCAAAAATATTGGGGTGCAGCCTATCATATGTCCAAGGGCTACAATTGTTCACTATGGCGGGGCTTCTGAAAAAGTGAGAGCTGACATGATGGTGCGGCTTTTTAAGGGAAAAATTTCGCTTATTCAAAGGCATTGGCTTGGCGGGTGGGTTCCTTTTGGAGTGTTTATGTATATGTATGGAACTCTATTGAGATATTGTCTTTGTTCTATTATGTCGTGGCTCAGCAAAAACAATGCTGCGTCAGTGGCTTGTTGGAAGGAAATATGGCAACGCCGCGATGAATGGAAGAATGGCTACCAATGATATCAGTAATAATACCTGCTTATAATGAAGGTCGCGTAATTGGACCAAGCCTTGATTTACTCGTTTCAAGGGAAACATCTGCTGAAATTGAGATCATAGTGGTGTGTAACGGATGCACAGACTTGACGGTTGAAATTGTTAAGTCTTACATGCCTATGATCAAGTGTATTGTGACAGAAAAGGCTTCAAAGTCTCACGCTTTAAACCTTGGAGATGCTGCCGCGAAAGGTTTCCCAAGGTTTTATCTTGACGCTGATGTCTTAATGTCCAAAGACGATGTTCTTGCCGTTGCTTATGAATTGCAAAAATCAAATGCACTAGTAGGTTCACCGATTGCAGAGACGAATATGGAAAGCTCTAGTTGGTTAGTGCGTTCTTATTACAAGGTGTGGCTGCAGTTACCTTATGTTGTTGAAGGTATGGTTGGCACTGGAGTGTATGTCCTTACGCAAGAGGGAAGAGGTAAGTTTAGTGATTTTCCTGACTTGATTGCTGATGATGGCTATATTCGGGCGCTTTTTAAAGCTGACGAGAGACTTAATGTTGACAGGTCATCTGTTGAAGTTAAGGCGCCACATGATTTTCGTAGCCTTGTAATGGTTAATGCTAGGGTTCGACTAGGCCGTTACGAGTTGGCGATGAAGTTTCCTGAACTCATAGGGAACGAGACAAAGGATTACTCTGCTGCGATTAGGTCGCTTTTGATTAGTCCTTCAAATTGGTTGAATGCCTTAGTCTATTTGTTTGGAAATCTTGTGGCGAGATTCCTAGCAAACAAACAACTAAAGAAAAATGATTTTTCAGTATGGTTACGTGATGAGTCAAGCCGAATCTAATGATTGGATTTTCTGGGGATGAATAATGCAAAAAGAATTATGTTGGTTTCCTCTTCTGGAGGTCATTGGCTAGAGATGATGTGTCTCTTATCTGCCTTTGACGGGTTTGAGAAGATTTTCGTAACTACTGACTCGGGCTACAAAGGCCAAGTTGAAGGAGCTTTCTTCACCGTGCCTGATGCTTCTATGTGGAACAAGTTCCGTCTAGTTCATATGGCTATGAAGGTGTTGTATGTGATTCTCAGAACTCGCCCGGATGTTATTATCTCGACAGGTGCCGCTCCAGGGTTTTTTGCCTTGTTCTTTGGAAAGAAGCTCGGTCTTAAAACAATTTGGGTAGACAGTATTGCGAATGCGGAGAAACTATCGTTGTCAGGCTCTAAAGTTGGGGTTTATGCTGATTTGTGGTTGACGCAATGGGAACATTTGTCTCGTGCTGAGGGCCCTTTTTTTGAGGGGGCAGTCCTTTGATCTTTGTTACTGTGGGTACTCAATTGCCATTCGATAGACTTATCCGCGCCGTTGACGAATGGTCAGGTAAAAATCCTGAGCAAAAAGTCTATGCACAAATAAGTGACGGTAAATATCAACCAAATAATTTTCCTGCGACAAAGTTTCTTACCCCTGACAAATATCGGAAGATAATGCTTGAGACAAAGATACTTGTTGCACATGCTGGTACCGGCAGCATCTTAACAGCAATTGAATATGGTCTTCCAGTTATTTTGATGCCAAGAAAGGCATCATTAGGTGAACATAGAAATGAACATCAATTAGCAACTGCTGAGAATTTTAAAGGTTTGAAAAATGTGTATGTTGCGATAAATGAAAGCGAGCTAGATAAAATACTCAGTGATGTGATGTTGAAGGTGGGTGTGGGGCTAGAATCTAAAAAAACAATAGCTTCTGACCGGCTCATATCTGTTTTGAGTGATTTTGTGAATCAGTAGATTATGTCGAAAAACATTTTTTACTTTCTAGGCTTTTTTTGCCTAGTTTCAATAGCTGTAGTCTTTGCGATTGTTGAGAACTATAAAACGTACAGAATTCAGAGATTAAATCCTCCGTATAAGTGCATGCTGAAAAAAGCGTAGTACCGAATGACTTGTTGCTTTTCGGAGACTCTCGTATAGCCAAATGGCAAGTTGGTTTCTTTAACTCAATTGGTAAGGTCGTCAATGTTGGAATCAATGGAGATGTGACACCCAGTATGCTGTGGCGCTTGGAAAATGATGTGCTAAAAATGAAGCCCAAAAGGGTTGTTATTTCCGCAGGCATCAATGACATTATCGCTGGTTCAATGATGGATAATGAAGAAAGCCGACAACGGAATGTTCGGCACGTTATTGCCAGTTTATCTGAGATAGTTAAGCAGTTAAAAACATCCCGTGTTCAAGTTTCATTCCGATGATTAGTCCCCTCTATAACTCCTGATCAGAGAAGACAATTTGTTTGGGGCCTTGGTATAGACGAGGATGTTGATACAGTAAACGAGACTATTTTGCGGTCGCTGGTGAAAGGGTTAATGTCATCGATACGATGAAGGTGTTTCAGTCTTATGGGGAAGGCTGGCTTGACACTGTTCGACTTGACACGCTGCAATATTCACCTGTAGCTTACGAACTTCTTTCGAAGGAAATATTGGCTGTCATGGGGGAGAAATAAGTCAATGTTGTTCCAAACACCTATCTTTTTTGTCTTTTTTACACTGTTTCTCGGCGCTTACTTCTTAACCCGAAAGCAGCTGAGGTTACAAAATGTTATCATTCTGCTCGGTAGCTACATCTTCTACGGTGCCTGGGATGAGCGTTTCCTGACTTTGATCATCGCGTC of the Deltaproteobacteria bacterium IMCC39524 genome contains:
- a CDS encoding sulfotransferase domain-containing protein: MSAFIEENLQRVSNKTTKLIGSLWGEKFPFWYVCEYPKSGGTWLGQILSDYLRLPFIGHATIFPIGMSSVIHNHWGFNRKLKRCFYLYRDGRDVMVSLYFHRMRAIKTEYDKPFNRAMEKRYKQLYGVGFDPDDIVSNLPIFIQSEFQYPRMARLNWRDHVNAWRAGDGDKVVLLSYEEMHNDPASTLLRCLASFSENQVDQSALDEAITRNSFQAKTKRARGEEDRNSFVRKGIVGDWKNHFNRESAEVFDELAGPLLLDLGYEKNRSWVGTV
- a CDS encoding glycosyltransferase family 2 protein, producing MLEVSIVIVNYNTREMTLECLNSVFDQTRSVKFEIIVVDNNSNDGSFAAIKKNYSTVHLVESKENLGFARANNLASKYATGKYLLLLNPDTVILDGAIEKLVTFAESNGGESIYGGRTLNGKREIEKSSCWGRPTPWSFFCYGVGLTSVFRDSALFNPEAYGNWQRDTVRNVDIVSGCFLLIRKSMWDGLGGFDPKFFMYGEEADLCMRAKNIGVQPIICPRATIVHYGGASEKVRADMMVRLFKGKISLIQRHWLGGWVPFGVFMYMYGTLLRYCLCSIMSWLSKNNAASVACWKEIWQRRDEWKNGYQ
- a CDS encoding glycosyltransferase, which gives rise to MIFVTVGTQLPFDRLIRAVDEWSGKNPEQKVYAQISDGKYQPNNFPATKFLTPDKYRKIMLETKILVAHAGTGSILTAIEYGLPVILMPRKASLGEHRNEHQLATAENFKGLKNVYVAINESELDKILSDVMLKVGVGLESKKTIASDRLISVLSDFVNQ
- a CDS encoding UDP-N-acetylglucosamine--LPS N-acetylglucosamine transferase encodes the protein MNNAKRIMLVSSSGGHWLEMMCLLSAFDGFEKIFVTTDSGYKGQVEGAFFTVPDASMWNKFRLVHMAMKVLYVILRTRPDVIISTGAAPGFFALFFGKKLGLKTIWVDSIANAEKLSLSGSKVGVYADLWLTQWEHLSRAEGPFFEGAVL
- a CDS encoding glycosyltransferase, translating into MEEWLPMISVIIPAYNEGRVIGPSLDLLVSRETSAEIEIIVVCNGCTDLTVEIVKSYMPMIKCIVTEKASKSHALNLGDAAAKGFPRFYLDADVLMSKDDVLAVAYELQKSNALVGSPIAETNMESSSWLVRSYYKVWLQLPYVVEGMVGTGVYVLTQEGRGKFSDFPDLIADDGYIRALFKADERLNVDRSSVEVKAPHDFRSLVMVNARVRLGRYELAMKFPELIGNETKDYSAAIRSLLISPSNWLNALVYLFGNLVARFLANKQLKKNDFSVWLRDESSRI
- a CDS encoding Coenzyme F420 hydrogenase/dehydrogenase, beta subunit C-terminal domain, encoding MSLRKIKSFQAVAEYQLCCGCGVCGYLNPSKYKIQDVPRFGKRPVVNPGLEGNDDTLEAICPGTSVCHEQSSLNQADLIEELKAGWGPILEIWEVSSTDPEIRFKGSSGGAISALALYCLEREGMSGALQVTSDSEKPYLNRNVLSRSREEILAAVGSRYSPASPCEDLGLIENAKSPCVFIGKPCDVLGANNAAKLKPELEEKLGLTIACFCAGTPSTEGTLQMLSKMGVKNPATIRSLKYRGHGWPGRASVEYDDGQTVKLSELTYEEAWGDLLQKHRQWRCYICPDHTGEFADIAVGDPWYREIRQGEEGISLVLARSQKGADIIQKAIAEGYLNAEKVAYSILPASQPNLLNARGSLWGRLISLKLMGAPCPIYINVPLFPFWLSELDLVEKAKSILSTIKRVFTKDLLKRHQPLDGPKGNS